In Gadus chalcogrammus isolate NIFS_2021 chromosome 13, NIFS_Gcha_1.0, whole genome shotgun sequence, a single genomic region encodes these proteins:
- the LOC130402386 gene encoding NFX1-type zinc finger-containing protein 1-like codes for MEGRRPRERSRSLTGTAPADQRDQSARGGRCGSRGRGGGRRMTYTMLAELSEKPPSEVAITLSSSPAFQELLEERDIRPDLVQLVCSALSRAFQSRVDRSTVQHLAGVVKDSGFLRTILPQYVGGMSSESDPTRREQYPQHFDNMIAVLSKVLSIFPASSVQAVSVLVVLLRASLIGLRDSGVDIARPTEEKLEDIQALSQQLQERSREGSLRSDRDLLPLLSDQLDNKGEEDLENFRTIPIYPTREEFHENKTPYLRPNTTTRQHANTETYLDTHFRLLREDFVRPLREGIQRLIWSHLDQGKNTQQLKKERFNDISVYFDAKLESPLCTRSGLAYVIEFDVEPLKFVRWESSKRLLYGSLLCMSCDNFESILFATISERELNDLKKGRIQVIFSDESKQKLATMQTNLPFLMVETSAYFEAYRHVLEGLQEVQGDELPFQRYIVECSPDVQPPRYLRENDVYNLEQVADPKKNQKIKPFHCLRPADWPAKETLDLDESQMEAFQLALTQELAIIQGPPGTGKTHVGLKIAKALLTNQGLWSAGQEAAPMLVVCYTNHALDQFLEGIHTFLRKGIVRVGGRSNSEDLKPFILKHLMEAFRKGNLDRNMPNHLRYAFTEIIRDLKSREHEVNFHSVQLQCSQKGVLRENILQNYISDRHWPSLEPPARSIPGWYEELHSREKRQSQMVEWLGLGPTFFQQEAEEEAHEDIESDPEAEADEMIQIAEEADQIHDERFIEDGFERPNSRMIRQQEVHQAEEQILAMNFKNVRRQGGQSDQEWQMQRNQRKSIKRKFRKELDKESDMTEKEEMAIFDIWQLSLAERWRLYRLWVSRYRSFLQDQLQKSMEEYQNTVERLEEVRLNEKICLLRNAKVIGMTTTGAAKFRKILQEVRPRLVIVEEAAEVLEAHTITSLNPECQHLILIGDHQQLRPSATVYDLAKNFSLEVSMFERLVKTGFPFVRLNYQHRMRPDIARLLTPHIYPELENHPSVMDYDNVKGIQTNLFFLEHSHLEENLRDGKSHENKHEAMFVVALCRYLLMQDYNPEQITILTTYSGQLFCLRNMMPSSEFAGVKVHVVDKYQGEENDIVLLSLVRSNTMGSVGFLSIPNRVCVALSRAKKGLYCIGNSAILSKVKLWSNIFGTLKEKEQMGKALTLCCQNHPEKQIQAACSEDFKQAPEGGCLTPCEFRLDCGHVCARVCHPYDPQHKKYKCEKHCERKLCDRGHKCPLACHHPCPACPVKIEKTIPGCGHKQMVPCYMDPAVFKCNEPCEKSLQCGHQCKAVCGGPCTIKCKVMVPFILECGHTQSDNCFYKTKDYEPNCRTPCNLQLKCGHSCTGTCYECNQGRYHLPCSYQCERLLICSHKCREPCTGECPPCKLPCENVCIHSKCKKRCGQPCAPCTEPCAWQCLHQSCSKLCHEPCDRPPCTRPCLKMLDCGHPCIGLCGDKCPKKCRVCDHDEVTEIFFGSEDDPEAYFIQLEDCGHIVESKAMDTYMEMDQKSEDNKQMVIKLKECPRCRTPIRRNLRYGSHINRSLAEIEKVKEKINGHKIDIETKRNTIKVQWETNHRQLLTYWPFKCQDHVQSQLSESDLTANDLLGLEHTMLFMDRAAMLLKIQRKEMTGNHSLRFTDKVDVFLQWLFHPNQKFTEQQVSDLQKELQRLTLLAELNARCTMADAREQMTKIQAEVDAIRRVLDKIDSFTEQDADKVKLALKDIEEKIPYTGLGISDKEKAMVISALKLPPGHWYKCPNGHVYIITECGGAMESRLCPDCDATIGGQSHALASGNQVASEMDGAQHAAWSEGNNLLNFDQLDLND; via the exons atggaggggaggagac caagagagagaagcaggagTTTGACGGGCACAGCGCCAGCTGATCAGAGAGATCAGAGCGCCAGAGGGGGCCGATGTGGTAGtcggggtaggggggggggtcgcaggATGACCTACACGATGCTGGCGGAGCTCTCGGAGAAACCGCCCTCCGAGGTGgccatcaccctctcctcctctcctgccttTCAAGAGCTCCTGGAGGAGCGAGATATCCGGCCTGACCTCGTGCAGCTGGTTTGCTCTGCCCTTAGCAGGGCCTTCCAGTCGCGCGTGGATAGGAGCACGGTCCAGCACCTTGCTGGTGTGGTGAAGGACAGCGGGTTCCTGCGCACCATCCTCCCGCAATACGTAGGTGGAATGAGTTCAGAGTCCGACCCCACCCGCAGGGAACAGTACCCGCAGCACTTTGACAACATGATAGCTGTCCTGTCTAAG GTGCTCAGCATCTTCCCAGCCAGCTCAGTCCAGGCTGTGTCTGTACTGGTGGTTCTCTTGCGGGCCTCTCTCATTGGCCTGAGGGACTCTGGGGTTGACATCGCACGTCCAACTGAAGAAAAGCTGGAAGACATCCAGGCTTTAAGCCAGCAACTCCAAGAGAGATCCAGGGAGGGAAGCCTGCGTTCAGACCGGGACCTCCTTCCACTCTTATCCGACCAACTCGACAACAAAG GTGAGGAAGATCTGGAGAACTTTCGTACAATACCCATCTATCCAACCAGAGAGGAGTTCCATGAAAATAAGACACCCTACCTGAGGCCCAACACCACTACTCGCCAACACGCCAACACAGAAACCTACCTTGACACACACTTCCGACTGCTGAGAGAGGACTTTGTGCGGCCGCTACGTGAGGGGATCCAGAGACTCATCTGGAGCCATTTGGACCAGGGGAAGAATACCCAGCAGCTTAAGAAGGAGCGCTTCAACGACATCAGTGTGTACTTTGACGCCAAACTGGAGTCGCCTCTGTGCACTCGTTCAGGCTTAGCCTATGTTATCGAATTTGACGTTGAGCCTCTGAAG TTTGTTCGCTGGGAAAGCTCAAAGCGGTTACTCTATGGTTCTTTGTTGTGCATGTCGTGTGACAATTTTGAGAGCATCCTGTTTGCTACAATATCTGAACGAGAGCTGAACGACTTGAAGAAAGGCAGAATTCAGGTCATCTTTTCTGATGAGAGCAAACAAAAGCTGGCAACCATGCAG ACCAATCTGCCGTTTCTGATGGTGGAGACGTCTGCCTACTTTGAGGCCTACCGTCATGTTCTGGAGGGCCTGCAGGAAGTACAGGGAGATGAGCTTCCCTTTCAGAG GTATATAGTGGAGTGCAGCCCAGATGTGCAACCCCCACGGTATCTGAGGGAAAACGACGTGTACAACCTGGAACAGGTGGCAGACCCTAAGAAGAACCAGAAGATCAAGCCCTTTCACTGCCTCAGGCCTGCTGACTGGCCTGCCAAGGAGACCCTCGACCTGGACGAGTCTCAGATGGAAGCCTTTCAATTGGCTCTCACTCAGGAGCTAGCCATCATACAAGGACCCCCTGGCACTG GAAAGACCCACGTCGGCCTTAAAATCGCTAAGGCACTGTTGACCAACCAGGGACTCTGGAGTGCCGGTCAGGAGGCCGCGCCAATGCTTGTCGTGTGTTACACAAACCACGCTTTGGACCAGTTCCTGGAGG GTATCCATACATTTCTAAGAAAAGGCATTGTGAGAGTTGGGGGCCGGAGCAACAGCGAGGACCTGAAACCCTTCATCCTGAAACATCTAATGGAAGCCTTCCGTAAGGGGAATTTGGATAGAAACATGCCCAACCACCTACGATATGCTTTTACAGAG ATTATACGCGATCTGAAAAGTCGGGAGCATGAGGTCAATTTTCACTCGGTACAACTACAGTGCAGTCAGAAGGGGGTCCTCCGGGAGAACATTCTACAGAATTACATTTCAGATAGACACTGGCCCAGTCTGGAACCGCCTGCAAGGTCCATCC CTGGCTGGTACGAAGAGCTGCATTCAAGAGAAAAAAGGCAGAGTCAGATGGTTGAGTGGTTGGGATTAGGTCCCACATTCTTCCAGCAGGAAGCGGAAGAGGAAGCCCATGAAG ACATTGAATCGGACCCAGAAGCGGAAGCGGATGAGATGATCCAGATCGCTGAGGAAGCAGACCAGATTCACGATGAGCGATTTATCGAAGACGGCTTTGAGCGTCCAAATTCGAGGATGATCAGGCAGCAGGAAGTGCACCAGGCAGAGGAACAGATTCTGGCAATGAACTTTAAGAATGTCCGCCGACAGGGGGGCCAGAGTGACCAGGAATGGCAG ATGCAGAGAAACCAGAGGAAAAGTATCAAGAGAAAATTCCGGAAGGAACTGGATAAGGAATCAGATATGACTGAAAAAGAGGAAATGGCCATATTTGATATTTGGCAACTGAGTTTGGCAGAACGATGGAGACTTTATCG GCTATGGGTGTCACGCTACAGGTCTTTTCTGCAAGATCAACTTCAGAAGTCCATGGAGGAATACCAGAACACGGTGGAAAGGTTGGAGGAGGTGCGGCTCAACGAGAAAATCTGTCTCCTCCGCAACGCCAAG GTCATCGGCATGACGACCACAGGGGCGGCCAAGTTCCGTAAGATCTTGCAGGAAGTGCGTCCGCGGCTGGTGATAGTGGAGGAGGCTGCTGAGGTGTTGGAGGCCCACACCATCACCTCTCTGAACCCAGAGTGTCAGCACCTCATCCTCATCGGAGACCACCAGCAG CTGCGGCCTAGTGCTACAGTGTACGATCTGGCCAAGAACTTCAGTCTGGAGGTTTCCATGTTCGAGAGGCTGGTGAAAACTGGTTTCCCTTTCGTCAGGCTCAACTATCAG CATCGCATGAGGCCCGACATCGCCCGCCTCCTGACTCCTCACATCTACCCCGAGCTGGAGAACCACCCGTCAGTCATGGACTACGACAATGTCAAG GGCATCCAAACCAATCTGTTCTTCCTGGAGCACAGCCACCTAGAGGAAAACCTCAGGGATGGGAAAAGTCACGAGAACAAACATGAAGCCATGTTTGTAGTTGCTCTGTGTCGCTATCTTCTGATGCAGGACTACAATCCAGAACAGATTACTATCCTCACCACGTACAGCGGACAGCTCTTCTGCCTGCGCAATATGATGCCCTCCTCCGAGTTTGCAGGGGTCAAAGTGCATGTAGTTGACAAGTATCAAGGGGAGGAGAACGACATTGTCTTGCTGTCTCTGGTCCGCAGCAACACCATGGGTAGTGTGGGCTTCTTGAGCATCCCCAACCGCGTCTGCGTGGCATTATCACGCGCCAAGAAAGGCCTCTACTGCATTGGAAACAGTGCAATACTGAGCAAAGTCAAACTGTGGAGCAATATCTTTGGCACCTTGAAAGAGAAGGAACAGATGGGCAAAGCGCTCACTCTGTGCTGTCAGAACCACCCAGAAAAACAGATCCAGGCCGCCTGCTCTGAGGACTTCAAACAAGCCCCCGAAGGGGGGTGTTTGACGCCTTGTGAGTTCCGCTTGGACTGCGGCCATGTTTGTGCTCGAGTATGCCACCCTTATGACCCCCAACACAAGAAGTACAAGTGTGAGAAACACTGTGAGAGAAAACTGTGTGATCGTGGACACAAGTGCCCATTGGCTTGTCACCATCCATGTCCCGCGTGTCCGGTGAAGATTGAGAAGACCATACCAGGTTGTGGGCACAAGCAAATGGTCCCTTGCTACATGGACCCTGCGGTCTTCAAATGCAACGAACCCTGTGAGAAAAGTCTCCAGTGCGGACATCAGTGCAAAGCAGTGTGTGGGGGTCCATGTACAATTAAATGCAAGGTAATGGTCCCCTTCATTCTAGAATGTGGACATACCCAGAGTGATAACTGCTTCTACAAGACAAAGGACTATGAGCCTAACTGTAGGACCCCATGTAACCTACAGCTGAAATGCGGCCACAGCTGTACTGGTACTTGCTACGAATGCAACCAGGGGCGCTATCACCTTCCATGCTCCTACCAGTGTGAACGTCTGCTCATTTGTTCCCATAAGTGCAGGGAACCTTGCACCGGTGAGTGCCCTCCATGCAAGCTGCCCTGTGAGAACGTCTGCATCCACAGCAAGTGCAAGAAACGTTGTGGACAACCCTGTGCCCCTTGCACAGAGCCTTGTGCCTGGCAATGTCTGCACCAAAGCTGCAGCAAGCTTTGCCACGAACCTTGTGACCGCCCTCCATGCACAAGGCCCTGTCTCAAAATGCTGGACTGTGGCCACCCCTGCATAGGCCTCTGCGGAGACAAATGTCCAAAGAAGTGTCGCGTCTGTGATCACGACGAGGTCACAGAAATATTCTTTGGCTCTGAGGACGATCCCGAGGCCTACTTCATTCAACTGGAGGACTGCGGTCACATTGTTGAGTCCAAAGCTATGGACACATACATGGAGATGGACCAGAAGTCAGAGGACAACAAGCAGATGGTCATCAAACTGAAAGAGTGCCCCAGATGTCGCACTCCGATCCGCAGGAACCTTCGCTACGGCTCTCACATCAACCGCAGCCTGGCTGAGATAGAGAAAGTCAAGGAGAAGATAAATGGACACAAGATAGATATTGAAACTAAAAGAAACACCATCAAAGTGCAATGGGAAACCAATCACAGACAACTTCTTACATATTGGCCGTTCAAATGTCAAGATCATGTTCAAAGCCAATTGTCAGAGTCAGATCTCACCGCTAATGACTTGCTGGGTCTGGAACATACAATGCTTTTTATGGACAGAGCTGCCATGCTTCTCAAGATCCAAAGAAAGGAGATGACTGGAAACCACAGCCTCCGTTTCACAGACAAAGTTGATGTGTTCCTCCAATGGCTTTTTCACCCAAATCAGAAATTCACTGAACAACAAGTCTCAGATCTGCAAAAGGAACTGCAGAGACTCACCCTTTTGGCTGAACTCAACGCTCGGTGCACAATGGCAGACGCAAGAGAACAAATGACAAAAATCCAGGCTGAGGTAGATGCTATCAGGAGGGTTCTGGATAAGATTGACTCGTTCACTGAACAAGACGCAGACAAAGTGAAGCTGGCCCTAAAGGATATAGAAGAAAAGATCCCTTACACGGGCCTTGGCATTAGTGATAAGGAGAAGGCGATGGTCATTTCAGCTCTGAAGTTGCCACCTGGTCACTGGTACAAGTGTCCCAACGGCCATGTCTATATCATAACGGAGTGCGGAGGGGCAATGGAGAGCAGACTCTGCCCAGACTGTGATGCAACTATCGGTGGACAGAGTCACGCTTTGGCCAGTGGAAATCAGGTCGCCTCAGAGATGGACGGAGCGCAGCACGCAGCTTGGTCCGAGGGCAATAATCTGTTGAATTTTGATCAATTAGACTTAAATGACTAA